A window of Diospyros lotus cultivar Yz01 chromosome 14, ASM1463336v1, whole genome shotgun sequence contains these coding sequences:
- the LOC127790578 gene encoding uncharacterized protein LOC127790578, producing MSTKQGGKAKPLKQPKTEKKEYDELDKANIQKKKDEEKALKELRTKAQQKGAFGGSGLKKSGKK from the exons ATGTCGACCAAGCAAG GTGGAAAAGCCAAGCCTTTGAAGCAGCCGAAGACTGAAAAGAAAGAGTACGACGAG CTTGACAAGGCAAACATTCAAAAGAAGAAGGATGAAGAAAAG GCACTGAAGGAGCTTAGAACCAAGGCTCAGCAGAAGGGGGCATTTGGAGGATCTGGACTCAAGAAAAGTGGGAAGAAATGA